The Trichoderma atroviride chromosome 5, complete sequence genome contains a region encoding:
- a CDS encoding uncharacterized protein (EggNog:ENOG41~SECRETED:SignalP(1-19)) — MLLKRVLLTALLSLSSVNAFPNPNPANDLEAREAEDNLVARGGYNDCGSYASWDKGKNCCVCKDNGKNYDSKSKTCSCPPGQVWNGYGCVVDCGKQAHYDKWQKKCICNNNGQIYDSKSKTCSCPPGKVWNGKSCVQDCGKDAHYDADQKCCVCNKKGQVFNSQSKTCSCPPGQVWNGYGCVVDCGKEAHYDKSQKKCVCNNNGEVYDSKSKTCSCPPGQVWNGYGCIVDCGKQAHYDKWQKKCVCNNNGEIYNSQTKTCSCPDGQYWNGKACVVDCGKQAHYDQQKKKCICNNNGEIYNSQSKTCSCPPGQVWNGKQCIVDCGKQAHYDKWQKKCVCNNNGEIYNSQSKTCSCPGGQYFNGKKCACPYGKVWNGKQCVEDCGKDAHFDWNQKKCICNKNGEIFNSQTKTCSCPDGQYWNGKACVCPYGQTWNGKQCTPNCGKDATYDTQKKNCVCNKKGEVFDSKSLTCSCPAGTVWNGYACVQDCGKDAHYDSSQKCCVCNNKGQVFNSQSKTCSCPSGTTWNGSACVKPQPDCGKDAHYDQQKKCCVCNKKGQVFNSGSKTCSCPGNQYWNGNQCSCPYGSTWDSGKKTCKQNSY; from the coding sequence ATGTTACTGAAGCGGGTTCTCCTTACGGCGTTGCtctccttgagctctgtCAACGCTTTCCCTAATCCAAATCCCGCCAATGACCTCGAGGctagagaagctgaagacaATCTCGTTGCTCGTGGCGGTTACAACGACTGCGGCTCTTACGCCAGCTGGGACAAAGGAAAGAACTGCTGCGTCTGCAAAGACAACGGCAAGAACTATGATTCCAAGTCCAAGACGTGCAGCTGTCCTCCTGGGCAGGTCTGGAACGGCTACGGATGCGTTGTAGACTGTGGCAAGCAAGCTCACTACGACAAGtggcaaaaaaaatgcaTTTGCAACAACAATGGGCAAATCTATGACTCCAAGAGCAAGACTTGCAGCTGCCCCCCCGGAAAGGTCTGGAATGGCAAGTCGTGCGTTCAGGACTGCGGCAAAGACGCTCACTATGATGCCGATCAAAAGTGCTGTGTCTGCAACAAAAAGGGTCAGGTATTCAATTCTCAAAGCAAGACTTGTAGCTGCCCGCCAGGTCAAGTTTGGAACGGCTACGGATGTGTTGTCGACTGCGGCAAGGAAGCTCACTACGATAAATCGCAAAAGAAATGCGTCTGCAACAACAATGGAGAGGTCTATGATTCCAAGAGCAAGACTTGCAGCTGCCCGCCTGGACAAGTCTGGAACGGCTACGGATGCATTGTTGATTGTGGCAAGCAAGCACACTACGATAAATGGCAAAAGAAATGTGTCTGCAACAACAACGGGGAGATTTACAACTCTCAGACCAAGACCTGCAGCTGTCCCGACGGCCAGTATTGGAACGGAAAGGCTTGCGTTGTTGATTGTGGCAAGCAAGCCCACTACGaccagcagaagaagaaatgcatTTGCAACAACAACGGCGAGATATATAATTCCCAAAGCAAGACTTGCAGCTGCCCGCCTGGACAAGTCTGGAACGGAAAGCAATGCATTGTTGATTGTGGCAAGCAAGCACACTACGATAAATGGCAAAAGAAATGTGTCTGCAACAACAACGGGGAGATTTACAACTCTCAGAGCAAAACTTGCAGCTGCCCCGGTGGCCAGTATTTCAATGGAAAGAAGTGCGCCTGTCCGTATGGCAAGGTGTGGAATGGAAAACAGTGTGTAGAGGATTGTGGAAAAGACGCTCACTTTGATTGGAACCAAAAGAAGTGCATTTGCAATAAAAACGGCGAGATTTTCAACTCTCAGACCAAGACTTGCAGCTGTCCCGACGGCCAGTATTGGAACGGAAAGGCTTGCGTTTGTCCCTACGGCCAAACTTGGAATGGAAAACAATGCACTCCAAATTGCGGCAAGGACGCTACCTATGACacccaaaagaagaattgcGTGTGCAACAAGAAGGGCGAAGTCTTTGACTCCAAGTCCTTAACATGCAGCTGCCCGGCTGGAACAGTTTGGAACGGCTACGCCTGTGTTCAAGATTGCGGCAAGGACGCCCACTATGACTCTTCGCAAAAGTGTTGCGTTTGCAACAACAAGGGCCAGGTTTTCAACTCCCAAAGCAAGACCTGCAGTTGTCCTTCTGGAACAACTTGGAACGGATCTGCTTGCGTCAAGCCTCAGCCTGATTGTGGCAAGGATGCGCACTATGATCAGCAAAAGAAATGCTGTGTGTGCAATAAAAAGGGCCAGGTGTTCAATTCTGGAAGCAAGACATGCAGCTGCCCAGGAAACCAATATTGGAATGGTAATCAATGCTCTTGTCCGTATGGATCTACATGGGACAGCGGCAAGAAGACCTGCAAGCAAAACTCATACTGA